The Amycolatopsis coloradensis sequence ACCCGCTCCAGCTCTACCTGCTGTATCCGCTCACCAGTGAGCAGAACACCGTCTCGACCGTGCAGAACACGCTGCTCGTCGGCGGTCTCGTGCTGCTGCTCCTGCTGGCCGGGATCACGAACCTGGTCACCAGGCAGGTGGTCCGGCCGGTCCGGCAGGCCGCCGCGGCCGCCGAACAGTTCGCGGGCGGAGACCTCGACCAGCGCCTCGCCGTGCTCGGCGAGGACGACCTGGCCAAACTCGCCGTCTCCTACAACGAAATGGCCGCGAGCATCCAGCGGCAGATCCGCCAGCTGGAGGAGTTCGGCGGCCTGCAACGCCGGTTCACCTCGGACGTCTCGCACGAACTGCGCACCCCGCTGACCACCGTCCGGATGGCCGCCGACGTGCTGCACGCGTCGCGCGAACAGTTCCCGGCCGGGCTCGCGCGCTCCACCGAACTGCTGGTCGACGAGCTCGACCGGTTCGAGGCCCTGCTCGGCGACCTGCTGGAGATCAGCAGGCTCGACGCGGGCGTCGAAGAGCTTTCCGCCGAGCTGATCGACGTCCGGCCGATCGCGACCAGGGCCGTCGAGCAGGTCCGGGTGATCGCGGGCAACGCGGGCAGCTCGGTCGAACTGGTGCTGCCGGAGGAGGAGGCGTACGCCGAGGTCGACGCGCGCCGCGTCGAGCGGATCCTGCGCAACCTGCTGGCCAACGCGGTGGACCACAGTGAAGGGAACCCGGTGGTGCTGACCCTCGCGGTCAACGAGACCGCGGTCGCCATCACCGTGCGGGACCACGGTGTCGGCCTGCGGCCAGGCGAAGCGGAACTGGTGTTCAACCGGTTCTGGCGCGCCGACCCGTCCCGTAACCGCCGGACCGGCGGCACCGGGCTCGGCCTCGCGATCAGCCAGGAGGACGCCCGGTTGCACGGCGGCGTGCTCGACGCGTGGGGCGAGACCGGTCACGGCGCCTGTTTCCGGCTCGTGCTGCCGCGGCGGCAGGACACGCCGATGGGGGAGAGCCCGCTGGTCCTGCCCCCGCCCGATCACACTCCGACGGACACGCACGGGTCCTCCGGGCTGCTCGAAGTCCGCCCCGCCCCCGACGCGATCCTCGCCGAGCCAGAGGAGGTCGGCCGGTGAAACGGCTCCTGCCCCTGCTCGCGGTGTTGCTGCTGCTCGCGGGCTGCGCGAACATCCCGCTCGAATCCCAGCCCGCCGTCGTCTCCGGGGACAAAGCCGGTCAGGCGCCGGCGGACGTCGCCGAACCGGCGGCCGGGATCGACCCGCTGACCGTCACCCGCCAGTTCATCCGCAACTCCGCGACCCCGGGCACGGCGAACGCCGACGCGCGGGTCTACCTCGACGAAGAAGGCCGGCGCAACTGGAAGCCGTCGCCGGGGCTGACGATCATCGACGACACCTTCGGCACCGTTTACGACACATCGTCGTCGTCGGGGAACCCGGACGAGCAGGTGGTGAACGTCCGCGGGTTCAAACTCGGCAACCTGAGCCCCGACAGCGCGTTCATCCCGGTGAAGGCCGAGTACTCCCAGCAATTCAAACTGCGGAAGCAGCCGAACGGCCAGTGGCGGATCATGGACCCGCCGCAGGAACTCGCCGTCACCGACGAGGATTTCGCGCTCAACTACTTCCGGGTGCCGATCAGCTTCTACTCGCCCGACTCCGGCGCCTTCGTCCCCGACCTCCGCTACGTCGCGGCGAAACCGCAGGCCGGATTGCCCGGCCGGGTGATGGACCTGGTGCTGCAGGGACCGTCCGAAGGGCTGAAGGGCGCGGTCAAGGACCTGCTCGGCGACCAGGTCACCACCGAAAGCAACGTCCGCAGCACGGACGACGGGACACTGGACATCAACCTGACCGGCGTCGGCGGGGCCAGTCTCGCGGACCGCAACCTGATCGCCGCGCAGATCGTCCTCTCGCTGCAGACGGTGACGCTGAGCCGGATCCGGCTGCTGGCCGACGGCACCGCGCTGGTGCCGGACCACGAATACTGGCGCGCCAGCGAGCTGCCCAACTACAACGTGGACATCGCGCCCAACTCGGAACTGCTGGGGCTGATGACCGTGAACGGGCGGGTCCGGTCGCTCGGCGACGGACAGCCGGTCGGTGGTCCCGCGGGCAACGGCGGGTACAAGGTGGTCAGCGCCGCGCAGTCCGTCGACGGGAAACGGCTCGCGGTGGTCGAAGAACGCGACGGCAGGCAGTGGCTCCGGGTGGGCGACCTCGGGCACGACCTCGCCTCGGTGGACCTGTTCGGCGGCAGCCTGAGCCGTCCCACCTGGCGCCCGGTCGCCCGTGGCGGCGGGCTCTCGGGCGAGGTCTGGACGGTCGTCGACCACAACACCGTCGCCAGGGTCACCCTGGCCGCGGACGGCCGCTGGGTGAAGGCCGGCGTCGACGCGACCATGCTCACCGGCCTCGGCCAGATCACCGAACTGCGCCTTTCGCGCGACGGATCGCGGCTGGCCGCCGTGGTCAACGGGCAGCTGGTGGTCGCCTCGATCGTGCGGACGGCGGACTCGGTGGCCCTGCGGGCGCCGCGGAAACTGCAGGAACGCGACCTCAAGGACGTGGTCGACGTCGACTGGGCGACCCAGGACCACCTGATCGCCGCGACCTCGTCGACCTCGCTGCCGGTGGTCAAGGTGCCGCTGGACGGGCAGCGGATGGACGCGTTCAACAGCTCGAACCTGACCCCGCCGGTGCACGGCGTCACCGCGGCGCCGAGCAGGCAGAACCTGGTCGCGGACGCGGGCGGGCTGTGGGTCGCCTCCGAGCTGGGCGAAGTCTGGCGGCCGCAGGCGCACACCGTCACCGACGCGGACCCGTTCTACCCAGGCTGAGCACTTCGGCTTACTTCGGGGCGCCCGCATGTCGCGAAAGCCACCCTTGAGGTGGGGAGCAAGGGACCTTTAGTGCCGCTAGCTTTCCTAGCGACGCTAGCGTTCCGTGGCGGCAGAAGTCCGTGAAGGCCTCCTTCACTACCTTGAGGGTAGGCAAGGAGTCCTTCACGGACAGAAGCCAAGCCGCCCGGAAGCCTTCTCCCAAACTGCGGTCCTGACTGGTCCCCTGAGGACGAAAAGGGTCCAAACCGGACCTCTCACGACACGACGCGCCCTGGAACTGTCGGAGCCCCGGCCGACACTCGCCCCATGTCCAAGCTCCTGGATCTCCTCATCCCCGCCCGCTGCGCGTCCTGCGGAGCGCCGGGCGCGCCCTGCTGTGCCACCTGTCAGACCGCTTGGGGTTCGCTCAGCGAGATCATCCGCGGCCCGACGGCCGGTCTCGTGCCCGTGTACGCCCTGACCCCCTACGCCGGCGAGGCCCGCCGCCTGATCCTCGCCTACAAGGAACGCGGCCGCCGCGACCTCGCTCCTTCCCTGGGGCGGGCGATCGCCGAAGCCCTCGCCCAGTTGCCCGATCCGGAGCCGGAACCTTGTCTCGTTCCGGTGCCCTCGCGGCGGCACGCCTCCCGTGTGCGCGGCGGGCCGCACGTCCGGCGGGTTGCCGAAGAATGCGTGAAAGTACTAAGGGGCAAGGGAAAAGTCGCGACAGTGGCGCCGGTTCTCAAGCTGCGGTCCGGAGTTCGCGACGCCGTGGGACTCAGCCGGGCCGAGCGGTCGGCGAACCTTGACGGCCGGATCCGCCTCGCTCCCGGAGCCTGCCGGGAGAAGGTCGTCCTCCTTGACGACGTCATCACAACCGGAGCGACCGCCGCCGCTTGTACGCGGTTTTTGGACATAAACGGAATTCACGTTTCCGCGGTGGTGGCGCTGGCCGCCGCCGGGCGATCGCGCTGTCACCTACAAGAGTGATGAATGATCGGGAACGGGAATGGGTACAAGGGCGTTGACGGGATATGAGGGAGCTTGAGGAGAACACTCCGACGGCCCGCCACTCCACCGGGGTGGCGGCGGATTCCCTCGGGGCCGGTGTCCTAGGCACCCTCCGCATTTTCCTGTCCGAAGGCTTGCGCCGTCCGCGTGAAAACAAATCACGGGGTCGACGCCCGGCAGGCCGGATTGTCGCGCTGGCCGCACGATCTTCGTCGCGTGCGGTGACGAGGTCTCACGTCCTGATATCCCCCGGCTCGGGGGCTGTTGCTCGCGGCGTGATGCAGCTAACGTGCAGCGCTATCAGCAATCCCGGCAGGCAGGGAGGTGACCAGCCCATGTCCCTGGCGCCGGAGCCGCGCTGAGTCCGCGCTCGGACATCCGACACGAGACGTCGTGACCGTATGCCGAGTTCCCTCACCGCCCGCGATCCGGGCTTCGTCCCCGCATTACCGGCGCCCTAGTGAACACATCTACAGCTCGCAGTCATTTCAGCGAGGGAGGTCGTGTATGGACATCGTCGTTAAGGGCCGCAACGTGGAGGTGCCCGACCACTATCGGGCACTCGTCAGCGAAAAGCTGGCCCGGCTAGAGCGCTACGACAAGAAGGTCATCCGTTACGACGTGGAGCTCTTCCACGAGCCCAATCGCCGGCAGTCGAAGAACTGCCAGCGCGTCGAAATCACCGGTAAGGGCCGAGGCCCCGCCGTACGCGCCGAAGCGTGTGCCGGCGACTTCTACGCAGCGCTGGATTCCGCACTGAACAAGCTCGAAAACAGGTTGCGGAAGACACACGACCGCCGGCGCGTGCACTACGGCCGCAGCCGCCCGGAATCCGTCGCCGAGGCGACTTCGATGGCGGCCGCCGGTGGAATGACCACCGACACCCGACATCTGGCGGGTACCGCTGTGCTCGAAGCGCCTGAGGCCGAACCCATGGCCAACGGTTTCGCTGTCGAGGGCGGTGACTTCGAGATGCCCCAGCAGCAGCGCTGGGACGACGGGGTGACCGAACACCAGCCCGGTCGCGTCGTCCGCGAGAAGAAGCATGACGCGGAGCCCATGACGGTCGACCAGGCTCTCTACGAGATGGAACTGGTCGGTCACGACTTCTACCTGTTCAACGACGCCGACGCCGGGTGCCCGAGCGTCGTCTACCGGAGGCGAGGCTTCGACTACGGCGTCATCCGGCTGAGCTAGCCGGCCCCACGTCCAGACGGCGTGCGGGCCCGTGTTGCGCACCACNCCCGGGAATTGTTCCGTTGATCCCCCACGACGAACACCGCGCCCGGCGGTACCTGGACGCTGAAGTCCGGATCAGGCGGGACGCGGCCTCGTCCCGTCAGTTACCGACCGACGGTGCGTGCGCGAACACCGAGGTGTTCCCTACGATGGGGGCGGACGGTGGTGCGTTACCAGGCACCACCGCGTACGAGATTGCCCGGGACCGGCTCGGGTGCGATCACAATCAGCTAGTGAGGTCGACCGGATGGTGCTGAACCGCCTGCTCCGCGCGGGCGAGGGCAAAATGGTGAAGCGGCTGCGACACATCGCCGATCACATCAACACCCTCGAAGACGACGTCAAGGATCTGTCGGACTCCGCGCTGCGGGCCAAGACCGACGAGTTCCGTAAACGGCACGCGGACGGCGAGTCCCTCGACGACCTCCTGCCGGAGGCCTTCGCGGTGGCGAGGGAGGCGGCTTGGCGCGTGCTCGGCCAGCGGCCCTACGACGTCCAGCTGATGGGCGGCGCCGCGCTGCACCTCGGCCAGGTCTCCGAGATGAAGACCGGTGAGGGCAAGACCCTGACCCAGGTCCTCCCCGCGTACCTGAACGCCGTCTCCGGCAAGGGCGTGCACGTCATCACGGTGAACGACTACCTCGCCAAACGTGACGCCGAGTGGATGGGCCGCATCCACCGCTTCCTCGGCCTCGAGGTCGGCGTCATCCTGGCCGACCAGACCCCCGAGGTCCGTCGCCAGCAGTACGCCGCCGACATCACGCACGGCACGAACAACGAGTTCGGCTTCGACTACCTCCGCGACAACATGGCGTGGAGCCTCGAAGACTGCGTGCAGCGCGGCCACAACTTCGCGATCGTCGACGAGGTGGACTCCATCCTCATCGACGAGGCCAGGACGCCGCTGATCATCTCGGGCCCGGCCGACCAGTCCTCGCGCTGGTACATCGAGTTCGCCCGGATGACCCCGCTGATGAAGCCGGACGTCCACTACGAGGTGGACATCCGCAAGCGCACCGTCGGTGTCACCGAGAAGGGTGTCGCGTTCGTCGAGGACCAGCTCGGCATCGACAACCTCTACGAGGCCGCGAACACGCCGCTGGTCGGCTACCTGAACAACGCGCTGAAGGTCAAGGAGCTCTACAAGCGCGACAAGGACTACATCGTCCGTGACGGTGAGGTCCTCATCGTCGACGAGTTCACCGGCCGCATCCTGCACGGCCGCCGCTACAACGAGGGCATGCACCAGGCGATCGAGGCCAAGGAAGGCGTCGAGATCAAGGCCGAGAACCAGACGCTCGCCACGATCACGCTGCAGAACTACTTCCGGCTCTACGACAAGCTGGCGGGTATGACCGGTACCGCCGAGACCGAGGCGGCCGAGTTCCACCAGACCTACAAGCTGGGTGTGGTGCCGATCCCGACCAACAAGCCGATGGTCCGCGCCGACCAGGCCGACCTGATCTACAAGACCGAGCAGGCCAAGTTCGAGGCCGTCGCCGAGGACATCGCCGAGAGGCACGAGAAGGGCCAGCCGGTGCTGGTCGGCACCACGAGCGTCGAGAAGTCCGAGCACCTGTCGAAGCTGCTGCTCAAGCTGGGTGTCCCGCACGAGGTCCTCAACGCCAAGCATCACGATCGGGAGGCGCTGATCGTCGCCCGCGCCGGGCGCAAGGGCGCGGTCACGGTCGCCACCAACATGGCGGGCCGCGGTACCGACATCGTGCTCGGCGGCAACCCGGACATCATCGCCGACGAGGTGCTGCGCGACCGCGGCCTCGACCCGGTGGAGCACTCCGAGGAGTACGAGGCCGCCTGGCCGAAGGTGCTCGAAGAGGTCCAGGCCGACACCAAGGCCGAGGCCGAGGAGGTCCGCGCGGCGGGTGGGCTGTACGTGCTCGGCACGGAGCGGCACGAGTCGCGCCGGATCGACAACCAGCTCCGCGGTCGTTCCGGCCGTCAGGGCGACCCGGGCGAGTCCCGGTTCTACCTGTCGCTCGGTGACGAGCTCATGCGCCGCTTCAACGCCACGATGGTCGAGCGGGTCATGACCACCATGCGGCTGCCGGACGACGTGCCGATCGAGCACAAGATGGTCTCCAAGGCGATCAAGAGCGCTCAGACGCAGGTCGAGCAGCAGAACATGGAGATCCGCAAGAACGTCCTCAAGTACGACGAGGTCATGAACGAGCAGCGCAAGGTGATCTACGCCGAGCGTCTGCGCGTCCTCGAAGGCGAGGACCTGCGCGAGCAGATCGAGCACATGCTGGTCGACGTCATCAACGCGTACGTCACCGAAGAGACCTCCACGGGCTACTCCGAGGACTGGGACCACGAGAAGCTGTGGACGGCGTTGAAGCAGCTGTACCCGGTCAAGGTCACCTGGGAAGAGCTCACCGAGGACGACGACCTCGACGCCGACAAGCTTCGTGAGGCGTTGCTCGAAGACGCCCACCGCGCGTACGACGAGCGCGAAGCCGAGATCGACGCGAAGGTCGGCGAAGGCGCGATGCGCAGCCTGGAGCGCCAGGTGATGCTCACCGTGCTCGACCGCAAGTGGCGTGAGCACCTCTATGAGATGGACTATCTCAAGGAGGGCATCGGCATGCGGGCCCTGGCGCAGCGCGACCCGGTCATCGAGTACCAGCGCGAGGGCTACGACATGTTCCGCGCGATGCTGGAGTCGCTGAAGGAGGAGGCCGTCGGTTTCCTGTTCAACCTCCAGGTCGAGCAGGCCGAGCCCACCACCCCGGCGCCGGAGTCGGCGTCCGCGCTGCCCGCCGGTGTCGGCTCCGGGAACGGCCAGGCCGCCAACGGCGACGGACGGCACGCCCGCCCGACGCCTCCGCAGGCGCCGGCGACCGACACCGAGTCCGTGCCGTCCGCCTTGCGGGGCAAGGGACTCGGCGGCGGTTCGCGGTCCGGGCTGACGATGTCGGGCCCGTCCGAGGACGGTGGCGTCGAGTCGCATTCGGACAGTGCCGGCAGTGCCGGTGGCGACCAGAGCGGAACCCGCCGGGAGCGCCGCGCCGCGCAGCGCGCCTCCCAGAAGAAGGGCAAGAAGGGCCCGCGCCGCTAAAGGCCCCAAAGCGCGTGAAGGCCCCCTTCCCTCGGCCACGGTTTCGAATGACCAGCCGAGGGAAGGGGGCCTTCACGCGCATCAGGCCGCGAGCGCGGAGACCCGTCTCGGCGGCTTCAGCAGGTGGAAGCGGGTGCACACCCAGCCCGACGGCGTCCGCTCGAAGCGGGCGGCCAGCGCGAGGCAGCGTCCGTTCTGTTCGACGGTCGCGCAGGCTTCGACGACGCCGTCCGCCGGATGCCCCAGGTGGACCGACTTCGGCCGGTAGCCGCCCGAGAGACGGCGGCGGCCGCTGTCGAGCAGCGCGCTGTGCAGAGCCGGGTCGAGGATGGGCCGCACCTGGACCGCGGGACGGCGCCCGTCACAGGCTTCGAGGATGGTGGTCAGGAGCCTGCCGACCTGCCGGCCGTCGGGGGTGTCCGGTCGCGGCCGTGGTTCCTCCACGACGGCTTCGCCGAACAGCGGCAGGTCCAGCACGAGCTGGTTGTCCGGCGCCGCGGCCCGGTGCACCAGGCCGTCCGGCCTGCCGGCGACCCGGTACGGCGGCTCACACGGTTCAAGCCGTCTCAGTACGTACGACTTCATCTGACAGTCCCCCTCCGCGGCCCCCTCGGCCGCGCCCAGCAACTAAGGGGCAGATGGCGGGCCGAGCCGCGACAAGGACCGCCCGAGAGGATGAACCGGGCGGTGATCGCTTGTGTACGGTGGGCCCGTGCTGAAAGGGCTGGTCATCGACTACGTCGGGGTGCTCACGGACGCCGGCGCGGACGAGCTGTACGCCTTCCTGCGGGCGGCGAGGGAGCGCGGCATCAAAACGGCCTTGCTCTCGAACGCTCCCGGCGCCTCCGACGAGGCCAAGCGGTCACTCGGCCCGTTCTTCGACGCGCTCGTCTTCTCCGGTGAGGTCGGCGTGGCCAAACCCGAACGCGAGGTCTACCTGCTCACCGCGGGACTGCTCGACCTGCCCGCCGGCCGGTGCGTGTTCGTCGACGACGCCGCGCACAACGTCCGCGCGGCGGTGGCGGCCGGGATGGCGGGAGTGCACCACACCTCGGTCGAGGAGACGCTGACCGAGCTCAGCGTCTTGTTCCCGGCGCCTTAGCGCGCCGCACCAGCTCGAAGGACAGCACCGCCGCGGCGGCCGAGACGTTCAGCGACTCGACCTCGCCCGGCATCGGGATCGACACCCACTCCGTGACCAGCTCGCCGACCTCGGCGCCGACGCCGTTCGTCTCCCCGCCCAGCACGAAGGCCGCGCGCTGCGGCAGCTCGACGTCGAACACCGAGCTCCGGGCGGAAGCGCCCAGCGCGAAGATCCCGTAGCCGGCTTCGGTGAGCATCTCGGCCGCCTCGCGCGCGCTGCCGCATCGCAGCACCGGCGCGCGGAACGCGACCCCGGCCGAAGCCTTGACCACCATCGGGTCGAGGGCGGCGACGCCGCGCCGCGGTACCACGACCCCGTCCAGCCCGGCCGCGGTCGCCGTGCGCAGGATCATCCCGACGTTCGCCGGGGTGGTGATGCCGTCGAGCAGCAGCACCCGCGACGGCGGCCTGCCGTCGGACAGGGCCGCGTGCAGGGAGCGCATCCGCGGGGCGACGACGTCGGCCAGCACGCCCTGGTCCTGTTTGCCGTTGCCGGCCAGCACCTTCACGCGATGGGCGCTCGCGCGCTGCACCGGTACCCCGGCGGCCTTGGCGGCACGCTGGATCTCGGCCGCGTTCGGCCCTCGCACCGTGTCGGCGAGGATCACCTTGTCCACCTCGAGCGCCGCGTCGTCCAAGGCCTCGAGCACCGGTTTGCGCCCGTACACCGTCAGGAACCGGTCCTTCGGCGAGATCACCGACTCATCACCCACACCGACGAGTGTCCCACTGTGTAAGGATCGGCTCATGCCCGACCGCCTCTCCGCGCTGGACGCCTCGTTCCTGTACGTGGAAGACCACTCGACCCCGATGCACGTCGGCGGTGTGGCGATCTTCGAGCGGCCGCGCGACGGCTTCACCCACGAGCAGCTGCTGGACCTGATCGGGCAGCGCCTCGCCTTCCTGCCGCGTTACCGGCAGCGCGTGCTGGAGGTGCCGGGGCATCTCGCCAGGCCGGTGTGGGTCGACGACGTCGACTTCGACCTGAACTACCACGTCCGCCGGTCCGCGCTGCCGCAGCCGGGTTCCGACGGCCAGCTGTTCGACCTCGTGGCGCGGCTGATGTCGCGGCGGCTCGACCCGGGAAGGCCGCTCTGGGAGGCGTATTTCGTCGAGGGCCTCGCGGGCGACCGCGTCGCGCTGGTGACCAAGACGCATCAGTCCGTCGTGGACGGGATTGGCACCATCGAGCTCGGGCAGCTGATCCTCGACGCCACCCCGCAGGAGCCGGAGCCCTTCGACGACACCTGGCAGCCCCGCCGGGAACCGAGCCGTACGCAGCTGATCCTCGACGCGGTCGCCGAGACCGTGCAGCGGCCGACGGAGCTGGTGGAGAACGTCCGTTCCATCGCCCACGACGCCACCGCGATGGCGGGCAAGGTCACCGAAACGGTCGGTGACGTCGCGTCGGCGCTGAAGACCATGGTGAATCCGGCGCCGTCCGGGCCGCTCAACGTCCGCACCTCGGGCGGCCGCATGTTCGCCGTGGTCCGTACGCGGCTGGAGGATTTCCGCAAGGTCCGCGCCGCGCACGGCGGGACGGTCAACGACGTCGTGCTCGCCGCGATCACCGGCGCGCTGCGGGAATGGCTGCTCTCCCGCGGCTCGAACCTGACCGCGACGACCACCGTGCGCGCGCTGGTGCCGATGGCCGTCCGCGACGCCGAGACGGCCGAGTTCTCGACGCCGGCACTGGTCGGGAACCAGGTCGACGCCTATCTGGTCGATCTCCCGGTCGGGGAGCCGAACGCGGTCCTGCGGCTGCAGCACATCGGCCACGCGATGGCGGACCACCTCGACTCCGGCCGTTCGGTCGCCGCGCGCGGGCTGCTGACGGTCGGCGGTTTCGCCCCGGCGACGCTGCATTCGCTGGGCGCGCGGGCGGCCGGGTCTATGTCGGGGCGCATTTTCAACGTGCTGATCACCAACTCACCGGGCCCGCAGGTGCCGCTCTACGCGGGACAGGCGAAGATGGTGGAGATGTTCCCGGTCATGCCGCTGGTGCGCAATCAGGCGCTGGCGATCGGGGTCACCTCGTATCACGGCGGTGTCTACTTCGGACTGAACGGCGACCGCAAGGCCGTGTCCGATGTGGACCTGCTCGCCGGGATGATCGAGGAATCGTTGGAAGAGCTGAAGGGTGCGCACTGGTGAGGGTCTATCTACCGGCGACGATCGCGATGCTCCGTGAGCTCGAAACCACCGGCGAGTTCCGGGCGCGG is a genomic window containing:
- the mtrB gene encoding MtrAB system histidine kinase MtrB; amino-acid sequence: MSGRLRRLAQTTMRHFRRIVVFVRRKVVSFNELWRHSLQFRVTVSTLALSSAVVFVLGMVLQNQITERLLETKQNAAIAQTRAVVETAAGELVGVGTESPEALTARMKNALKKISSTTTSQDSAGSAAGTFEPVLAAGGRDQSSKPVFAGPYDRVPERLRQFVETEQVSHLIHTVTEPDGGRTTYLIVGAPVSTMINPLQLYLLYPLTSEQNTVSTVQNTLLVGGLVLLLLLAGITNLVTRQVVRPVRQAAAAAEQFAGGDLDQRLAVLGEDDLAKLAVSYNEMAASIQRQIRQLEEFGGLQRRFTSDVSHELRTPLTTVRMAADVLHASREQFPAGLARSTELLVDELDRFEALLGDLLEISRLDAGVEELSAELIDVRPIATRAVEQVRVIAGNAGSSVELVLPEEEAYAEVDARRVERILRNLLANAVDHSEGNPVVLTLAVNETAVAITVRDHGVGLRPGEAELVFNRFWRADPSRNRRTGGTGLGLAISQEDARLHGGVLDAWGETGHGACFRLVLPRRQDTPMGESPLVLPPPDHTPTDTHGSSGLLEVRPAPDAILAEPEEVGR
- the secA gene encoding preprotein translocase subunit SecA, translated to MVLNRLLRAGEGKMVKRLRHIADHINTLEDDVKDLSDSALRAKTDEFRKRHADGESLDDLLPEAFAVAREAAWRVLGQRPYDVQLMGGAALHLGQVSEMKTGEGKTLTQVLPAYLNAVSGKGVHVITVNDYLAKRDAEWMGRIHRFLGLEVGVILADQTPEVRRQQYAADITHGTNNEFGFDYLRDNMAWSLEDCVQRGHNFAIVDEVDSILIDEARTPLIISGPADQSSRWYIEFARMTPLMKPDVHYEVDIRKRTVGVTEKGVAFVEDQLGIDNLYEAANTPLVGYLNNALKVKELYKRDKDYIVRDGEVLIVDEFTGRILHGRRYNEGMHQAIEAKEGVEIKAENQTLATITLQNYFRLYDKLAGMTGTAETEAAEFHQTYKLGVVPIPTNKPMVRADQADLIYKTEQAKFEAVAEDIAERHEKGQPVLVGTTSVEKSEHLSKLLLKLGVPHEVLNAKHHDREALIVARAGRKGAVTVATNMAGRGTDIVLGGNPDIIADEVLRDRGLDPVEHSEEYEAAWPKVLEEVQADTKAEAEEVRAAGGLYVLGTERHESRRIDNQLRGRSGRQGDPGESRFYLSLGDELMRRFNATMVERVMTTMRLPDDVPIEHKMVSKAIKSAQTQVEQQNMEIRKNVLKYDEVMNEQRKVIYAERLRVLEGEDLREQIEHMLVDVINAYVTEETSTGYSEDWDHEKLWTALKQLYPVKVTWEELTEDDDLDADKLREALLEDAHRAYDEREAEIDAKVGEGAMRSLERQVMLTVLDRKWREHLYEMDYLKEGIGMRALAQRDPVIEYQREGYDMFRAMLESLKEEAVGFLFNLQVEQAEPTTPAPESASALPAGVGSGNGQAANGDGRHARPTPPQAPATDTESVPSALRGKGLGGGSRSGLTMSGPSEDGGVESHSDSAGSAGGDQSGTRRERRAAQRASQKKGKKGPRR
- a CDS encoding Rv3235 family protein, which gives rise to MKSYVLRRLEPCEPPYRVAGRPDGLVHRAAAPDNQLVLDLPLFGEAVVEEPRPRPDTPDGRQVGRLLTTILEACDGRRPAVQVRPILDPALHSALLDSGRRRLSGGYRPKSVHLGHPADGVVEACATVEQNGRCLALAARFERTPSGWVCTRFHLLKPPRRVSALAA
- the hpf gene encoding ribosome hibernation-promoting factor, HPF/YfiA family, whose protein sequence is MDIVVKGRNVEVPDHYRALVSEKLARLERYDKKVIRYDVELFHEPNRRQSKNCQRVEITGKGRGPAVRAEACAGDFYAALDSALNKLENRLRKTHDRRRVHYGRSRPESVAEATSMAAAGGMTTDTRHLAGTAVLEAPEAEPMANGFAVEGGDFEMPQQQRWDDGVTEHQPGRVVREKKHDAEPMTVDQALYEMELVGHDFYLFNDADAGCPSVVYRRRGFDYGVIRLS
- a CDS encoding wax ester/triacylglycerol synthase family O-acyltransferase — encoded protein: MPDRLSALDASFLYVEDHSTPMHVGGVAIFERPRDGFTHEQLLDLIGQRLAFLPRYRQRVLEVPGHLARPVWVDDVDFDLNYHVRRSALPQPGSDGQLFDLVARLMSRRLDPGRPLWEAYFVEGLAGDRVALVTKTHQSVVDGIGTIELGQLILDATPQEPEPFDDTWQPRREPSRTQLILDAVAETVQRPTELVENVRSIAHDATAMAGKVTETVGDVASALKTMVNPAPSGPLNVRTSGGRMFAVVRTRLEDFRKVRAAHGGTVNDVVLAAITGALREWLLSRGSNLTATTTVRALVPMAVRDAETAEFSTPALVGNQVDAYLVDLPVGEPNAVLRLQHIGHAMADHLDSGRSVAARGLLTVGGFAPATLHSLGARAAGSMSGRIFNVLITNSPGPQVPLYAGQAKMVEMFPVMPLVRNQALAIGVTSYHGGVYFGLNGDRKAVSDVDLLAGMIEESLEELKGAHW
- a CDS encoding LpqB family beta-propeller domain-containing protein, with product MKRLLPLLAVLLLLAGCANIPLESQPAVVSGDKAGQAPADVAEPAAGIDPLTVTRQFIRNSATPGTANADARVYLDEEGRRNWKPSPGLTIIDDTFGTVYDTSSSSGNPDEQVVNVRGFKLGNLSPDSAFIPVKAEYSQQFKLRKQPNGQWRIMDPPQELAVTDEDFALNYFRVPISFYSPDSGAFVPDLRYVAAKPQAGLPGRVMDLVLQGPSEGLKGAVKDLLGDQVTTESNVRSTDDGTLDINLTGVGGASLADRNLIAAQIVLSLQTVTLSRIRLLADGTALVPDHEYWRASELPNYNVDIAPNSELLGLMTVNGRVRSLGDGQPVGGPAGNGGYKVVSAAQSVDGKRLAVVEERDGRQWLRVGDLGHDLASVDLFGGSLSRPTWRPVARGGGLSGEVWTVVDHNTVARVTLAADGRWVKAGVDATMLTGLGQITELRLSRDGSRLAAVVNGQLVVASIVRTADSVALRAPRKLQERDLKDVVDVDWATQDHLIAATSSTSLPVVKVPLDGQRMDAFNSSNLTPPVHGVTAAPSRQNLVADAGGLWVASELGEVWRPQAHTVTDADPFYPG
- a CDS encoding HAD-IA family hydrolase; its protein translation is MYGGPVLKGLVIDYVGVLTDAGADELYAFLRAARERGIKTALLSNAPGASDEAKRSLGPFFDALVFSGEVGVAKPEREVYLLTAGLLDLPAGRCVFVDDAAHNVRAAVAAGMAGVHHTSVEETLTELSVLFPAP
- a CDS encoding ComF family protein, translated to MSKLLDLLIPARCASCGAPGAPCCATCQTAWGSLSEIIRGPTAGLVPVYALTPYAGEARRLILAYKERGRRDLAPSLGRAIAEALAQLPDPEPEPCLVPVPSRRHASRVRGGPHVRRVAEECVKVLRGKGKVATVAPVLKLRSGVRDAVGLSRAERSANLDGRIRLAPGACREKVVLLDDVITTGATAAACTRFLDINGIHVSAVVALAAAGRSRCHLQE
- a CDS encoding RNA methyltransferase, yielding MGDESVISPKDRFLTVYGRKPVLEALDDAALEVDKVILADTVRGPNAAEIQRAAKAAGVPVQRASAHRVKVLAGNGKQDQGVLADVVAPRMRSLHAALSDGRPPSRVLLLDGITTPANVGMILRTATAAGLDGVVVPRRGVAALDPMVVKASAGVAFRAPVLRCGSAREAAEMLTEAGYGIFALGASARSSVFDVELPQRAAFVLGGETNGVGAEVGELVTEWVSIPMPGEVESLNVSAAAAVLSFELVRRAKAPGTRR